In the Clavelina lepadiformis chromosome 8, kaClaLepa1.1, whole genome shotgun sequence genome, one interval contains:
- the LOC143468852 gene encoding uncharacterized protein LOC143468852 isoform X5 gives MRDGSLLQNDDSLSIDSLISPSSKHATSSISGIKLPSNVMVKAMDSKQSRFSARIRARSLLGKTTTYISNGDSIQIFRREEAFPNFSLGNDIGKRIRNISTDEELVCPICNKSFMSKYGFLTHSEVHNTHNLKCNLCSLSFPTRSTFVEHQMTMHMKKNSNSLSYLPLNMQSTQKSTNSKVTKTTSGFSDLSFVDFSCKNFSAVAESICAKSAHLVTERDRRHFFMCKECNMLFPTVFSLKFHMSKNHDLFYKTPTAKLTMAGKTYILSNDKSAQSVGEEPFNLRSQNAAESNQAINFMKILALTPSAKSVSAPFEEKGNKLVGYGMDNNKVRTSPMVAYLNVPSWLRKQVGGGITCKLDTDTTERPPLKLKLVRRRSSGHKENDECMGLENESNNNYFVDEQAAFRVTDKRRKALSCETCLEVFTTETALGGHKAASMCGIGVRSSKLGRKMYWCRLCNYASFEKSTILRHQRTHTGIRPYSCKFCRIAFTTKANCERHIRKRHSSKVTSDVDVKNSVYCDYDLLRKAKDGEINVRTPSVNSPVARFFSFQCRLCKAAFSSRSNGARHVMTKHDIVNRKGANEVIACVRIPVDQISTQSSAGRQTDADIPQINDRNDLQDTTPRSMNPNLTNTSRSHKRKFTSLEEARPRKAPKLIPLMKIKAYNEASQKMLTYYRKHYNDVLAAVNITDSPNGVRQISSTLLSLLVSTSSLMKHEQAAGKFASDVSSNPNDKMSESMEISEYATPIQKETNRDAGGTIGHLANLDYQQEEYQDMVQLYADGKLDDMTGENSYLDSGSTLDRDGRLASWPIPPSSPQIFPDFSANSSSVPSPDEGKEEETLLHHRENPDLASIKDLVDFAQQSPVLALSDRDSMDNVNSEPENLSSTPNTAPRGKYQIVASKTKSSQARSGRISSDKPPVIWRFIPDPPRKRDERGRYIREDNNNMSALLPSYGNSSRPTMVSMKSKTLPSGTGSIHSRTPERRITYKISKEGMYKGRKCPKCDKVFPWASSLSRHIMTHTGLKPYMCAICSMRFTTRSNLLRHAYRRHGLVRGSEERHNMLVTLSMNEQKEHAEQKVMKLGEGENSVDDSREVSAEEDEAGISEQVNGIPEKETLSQTDLDTTHFNKARIRPTPTQSNTMTAFILYNLHFFLQRYLCGLCRLPFANRSNLCRHLQRLHSITKDHPDFKSLLIKITRGAMPHQRNAPEIAPVSDEIVASTPPAPATPETESNENKEAKPTRFKSFTCSICAIGFTKRNNAARHIQHQHNISRKSENFSQLIIRNLPPDTTTNAVGDQTGADQSTNDQSVDDPEGQELKLELIDEEENNKDDSFNDHPAMEGSPEKVETPETAENEATEETIVVKQEAETSSWPSRRRSATRKKVGDSSNRDYEKPSKLAKQKKRDNRLAQFVCGVCKRIYKDVEDLKLHLEEHNIPHPWHCSICGVPFTNKYNCQRHLVRRHGACNMEPIYVEDKCKGPPRNPKKRARSFCR, from the exons ATGCGGGATGGATCATTGCTTCAAAATGATGATAGTCTTTCCATAGATAGCTTGATTTCCCCAAGCTCCAAGCATGCAACCAGTTC TATTTCAGGTATAAAATTGCCTTCCAATGTGATGGTAAAGGCAATGGACTCGAAACAATCACGTTTTTCTGCAAGAATCAGAGCTCGTTCTCTGCTGGGAAAAACTACAACTTACATAAGCAATGGGGACTCCATACAAATTTTTCGTAGAGAAGAAGCATTTCCA AATTTCAGTCTTGGTAATGACATTGGAAAACGAATTCGAAATATTTCAACCGATGAAGAACTAGTATGTccaatttgcaacaaatcatTTATGTCAAAGTATGGTTTCCTGACACATTCGGAAGTCCACAACACACATAATTTGAA GTGTAATCTGTGCAGTTTGAGTTTTCCCACACGTTCAACTTTCGTTGAACATCAAATGACAATGCATATGAAGAAGAACAGTAATTCCTTGTCTTATCTTCCATTGAACATGCAAAGCACACAGAAGTCAACGAACTCCAAAGTGACCAAAACCACAAGCGGATTTAGTGATCTTTCATTTGTTgacttttcttgtaaaaactTCTCTGCTGTTGCTGAG aGCATTTGTGCCAAGAGTGCTCACCTGGTCACAGAGAGAGACCGAAGACATTTTTTCATGTGCAAGGAGTGCAATATGCTGTTTCCTACCGTCTTCTCGCTCAAATTTCACATGAGCAAAAATcatgatttattttataagACACCCACTGCCAAACTAACTATGGCCGGAAAGACATACATTCTGAGCAATGATAAATCAGCACAAAGTGTTGGCGAGGAACCGTTTAACTTGCGTTCGCAAAATGCTGCAGAATCAAACCAGGCAATTAACTTCATGAAGATTCTTGCATTGACGCCTTCTGCTAAATCAGTTTCAG CTCCATTTGAAGAAAAGGGCAATAAATTGGTCGGCTATGGTATGGATAACAATAAAGTACGCACTTCTCCAATGGTTGCGTACCTGAATGTACCATCGTGGCTACGCAAACAAGTTGGAGGTGGAATAACGTGCAAACTAGACACAG ATACAACTGAAAGGCCTCCATTGAAGCTCAAGCTGGTCAGACGACGTTCGTCGGGACACAAAGAAAACGACGAATGCATGGGGTTAGAAAACGAAAGCAACAACAATTATTTTGTGGATGAGCAAGCAG CCTTTCGGGTAACGGACAAAAGGCGAAAAGCCTTGTCATGCGAAACATGTTTGGAGGTCTTTACTACTGAAACTGCTTTAGGTGGACACAAAGCAGCGAGTATGTGTGGCATTGGTGTACGCTCTTCCAAACTGGGAAGAAAGATGTACTGGTGTCGACTGTGCAACTACGCTTCGTTTGAAAAAAGCACAATTTTAAG ACATCAGCGGACACACACCGGTATTCGACCATATTCTTGCAAGTTTTGTCGCATCGCTTTCACAACCAAAGCGAACTGTGAACGTCACATTCGCAAACGTCACTCGTCCAAAGTCACATCAGACGTAGACGTCAAAAACTCT GTCTATTGTGATTACGATCTCCTAAGAAAAGCCAAAGATGGCGAAATTAATGTGCGAACACCGTCTGTGAACAGTCCCGTTGCACGTTTTTTCAG TTTTCAGTGTCGGTTGTGTAAAGCTGCCTTCAGCTCTCGAAGCAATGGTGCTCGTCACGTGATGACCAAACACGACATTGTGAACAGGAAAGGAGCGAACGAAGTAATAGCTTGCGTCAGAATACCAGTTGACCAAATATCCACCCAGAGCAGCGCGGGCAGGCAAACTGACGCAG ACATACCACAGATAAATGATCGCAATGATCTACAAGACACAACGCCAAGAAGTATGAATCCCAACTTGACAAAT ACAAGCAGATcgcacaaaagaaaatttacatcTTTGGAGGAAGCTCGTCCGAGAAAAGCGCCAAAACTGATTCCATTGATGAAGATAAAAGCTTACAACGAAGCTTCGCAAAAGATGCTTACTTACTATCGCAAACATTACAATGACGTTCTTGCTGCTGTCAATATTACCG ATTCACCCAACGGAGTGCGGCAGATTTCATCCACACTTCTCTCATTGCTTGTCTCAACCTCGTCATTAATGAAACATGAGCAGGCGGCCGGGAAATTTGCCTCTGACGTCAGCTCTAATCCGAATGACAAGATGTCAGAGTCAATGGAGATTTCCGAGTACGCGACCCCGATTCAGAAAGAAACGAATCGTGATGCTGGTGGAACAATCGGACATCTAGCAAACCTCGACTACCAGCAAG AGGAATATCAGGACATGGTCCAGCTTTATGCTGATGGCAAACTAGACGATATGACCGGCGAAAATTCTTACCTGGACAGTGGTTCAACTCTTGATCGAGACGGACGCTTAGCGTCGTGGCCCATACCCCCAAGTTCCCCCCAAATCTTCCCCGATTTCAGCGCGAACAGCTCCTCTGTTCCATCGCCAGATGAAG GAAAGGAAGAGGAAACGCTCCTGCATCACCGGGAGAACCCGGATTTAGCAAGCATCAAGGATCTTGTGGATTTCGCCCAGCAGTCGCCTGTTTTGGCTCTATCCG ACCGGGACAGCATGGATAACGTAAACAGCGAACCCGAAAATCTCTCTAGCACGCCCAACACTGCACCTCGCGGAAAGTATCAAATCGTTGCTTCGAAAACTAAGTCATCGCAG GCGAGATCGGGTCGGATTTCCAGTGACAAGCCTCCAGTAATCTGGAGATTCATTCCTGACCCACCAAGGAAAAGAGATGAACGTGGCAG ATACATTCGAgaagataataataatatgagCGCGTTGCTGCCATCTTACGGCAATAGTTCCCGGCCGACGATGGTTTCAATGAAAAGTAAAACTCTGCCTTCAG GCACTGGTTCTATCCACTCAAGAACTCCAGAAAGAAGAATCACTTATAAAATAAGTAAAGAGGGAATGTATAAAGGTCGAAAGTGTCCCAAGTGCGACAAAGTCTTCCCGTGGGCATCCTCACTAAGTCGCCATATAATGACTCACACAGGATTAAAG CCTTATATGTGTGCGATATGCTCGATGAGATTTACAACGCGTTCCAATTTATTGCGTCACGCATACCGACGTCACGGCTTGGTACGTGGCTCAGAAGAGAGGCACAATATGCTGGTGACATTATCCATGAACGAACAAAAGGAGCACGCCGAACAGAAGGTTATGAAGTTGGGCGAAGGAGAAAATTCGGTTGACGACTCACGCGAG GTTAGTGCAGAAGAAGATGAAGCCGGGATCTCCGAGCAAGTGAATGGAATCCCTGAAAAAGAGACGCTGTCTCAAACCGACCTCGACACTACTCATTTTAATAAAGCAAGGATTAGGCCTACACCTACTCAGTCGAATACAATGACTGCTTTTATTCTTTATAACcttcatttttttttgcagCGGTATCTCTGTGGTCTGTGTAGATTGCCCTTCGCCAACCGATCCAATCTTTGCCGCCATCTTCAGAGGTTGCACAGCATCACGAAGGACCATCCTGACTTCAAG AGtttgttgataaaaataacGAGAGGTGCCATGCCGCATCAGCGTAATGCTCCAGAGATTGCTCCGGTATCAGATGAGATCGTCGCTTCAACTCCTCCAGCTCCAGCTACTCCGGAAACTGAAAGTAACGAAAATAAAGAAGCCAAGCCAACCCGCTTCAAG AGCTTCACGTGTAGTATTTGTGCAATCGGTTTCACCAAAAGGAACAACGCAGCCAGGCACATTCAACATCAGCATAACATCAGTCGAAAATCGGAGAACTTCAGCCAATTAATCATTCGCAATTTGCCACCTGATACAACAACGAATGCTGTTGGTGACCAGACGGGCGCTGACCAATCAACAAATGACCAGTCAGTGGATGACCCAGAGGGCCAAGAG CTCAAATTGGAACTGATTGATGAGGAGGAGAACAACAAAGACGATTCTTTCAATGATCATCCGGCAATGGAAGGAAGCCCAGAAAAAGTGGAAACCCCGGAAACGGCTGAAAACGAGGCAACAGAGGAAACGATAGTTGTGAAACAAGAAGCTGAAACATCGTCTTGGCCAAGCCGTCGTCGCTCGGCCACGCGGAAAAAG GTCGGTGATTCGAGTAATAGGGATTATGAAAAACCGTCGAAACTTGCAAAGCAGAAAAAAAGGGATAATAGG CTAGCTCAGTTTGTATGCGGAGTGTGCAAGAGGATTTACAAAGATGTGGAGGACTTGAAGCTTCACCTGGAGGAGCACAACATCCCCCATCCTTGGCACTGCTCGATTTGTGGTGTTCCATttactaataa aTATAATTGTCAACGTCACTTGGTTCGTCGTCATGGTGCGTGCAACATGGAACCAATCTATGTGGAAGATAAATGCAAGGGGCCTCCTAGGAACCCGAAGAAACGCGCTCGTTCTTTTTGTCGCTAG
- the LOC143468852 gene encoding uncharacterized protein LOC143468852 isoform X4 — MSRRKQLVPCKVKGSMRDGSLLQNDDSLSIDSLISPSSKHATSSISGIKLPSNVMVKAMDSKQSRFSARIRARSLLGKTTTYISNGDSIQIFRREEAFPNFSLGNDIGKRIRNISTDEELVCPICNKSFMSKYGFLTHSEVHNTHNLKCNLCSLSFPTRSTFVEHQMTMHMKKNSNSLSYLPLNMQSTQKSTNSKVTKTTSGFSDLSFVDFSCKNFSAVAESICAKSAHLVTERDRRHFFMCKECNMLFPTVFSLKFHMSKNHDLFYKTPTAKLTMAGKTYILSNDKSAQSVGEEPFNLRSQNAAESNQAINFMKILALTPSAKSVSAPFEEKGNKLVGYGMDNNKVRTSPMVAYLNVPSWLRKQVGGGITCKLDTDTTERPPLKLKLVRRRSSGHKENDECMGLENESNNNYFVDEQAAFRVTDKRRKALSCETCLEVFTTETALGGHKAASMCGIGVRSSKLGRKMYWCRLCNYASFEKSTILRHQRTHTGIRPYSCKFCRIAFTTKANCERHIRKRHSSKVTSDVDVKNSVYCDYDLLRKAKDGEINVRTPSVNSPVARFFSFQCRLCKAAFSSRSNGARHVMTKHDIVNRKGANEVIACVRIPVDQISTQSSAGRQTDADIPQINDRNDLQDTTPRSMNPNLTNTSRSHKRKFTSLEEARPRKAPKLIPLMKIKAYNEASQKMLTYYRKHYNDVLAAVNITDSPNGVRQISSTLLSLLVSTSSLMKHEQAAGKFASDVSSNPNDKMSESMEISEYATPIQKETNRDAGGTIGHLANLDYQQEEYQDMVQLYADGKLDDMTGENSYLDSGSTLDRDGRLASWPIPPSSPQIFPDFSANSSSVPSPDEGKEEETLLHHRENPDLASIKDLVDFAQQSPVLALSDRDSMDNVNSEPENLSSTPNTAPRGKYQIVASKTKSSQARSGRISSDKPPVIWRFIPDPPRKRDERGRYIREDNNNMSALLPSYGNSSRPTMVSMKSKTLPSGTGSIHSRTPERRITYKISKEGMYKGRKCPKCDKVFPWASSLSRHIMTHTGLKPYMCAICSMRFTTRSNLLRHAYRRHGLVRGSEERHNMLVTLSMNEQKEHAEQKVMKLGEGENSVDDSREVSAEEDEAGISEQVNGIPEKETLSQTDLDTTHFNKARIRPTPTQSNTMTAFILYNLHFFLQRYLCGLCRLPFANRSNLCRHLQRLHSITKDHPDFKSLLIKITRGAMPHQRNAPEIAPVSDEIVASTPPAPATPETESNENKEAKPTRFKSFTCSICAIGFTKRNNAARHIQHQHNISRKSENFSQLIIRNLPPDTTTNAVGDQTGADQSTNDQSVDDPEGQELKLELIDEEENNKDDSFNDHPAMEGSPEKVETPETAENEATEETIVVKQEAETSSWPSRRRSATRKKVGDSSNRDYEKPSKLAKQKKRDNRLAQFVCGVCKRIYKDVEDLKLHLEEHNIPHPWHCSICGVPFTNKYNCQRHLVRRHGACNMEPIYVEDKCKGPPRNPKKRARSFCR, encoded by the exons ATGTCGCGACGAAAGCAGCTGGTACCCTGCAAAGTGAAAG GATCTATGCGGGATGGATCATTGCTTCAAAATGATGATAGTCTTTCCATAGATAGCTTGATTTCCCCAAGCTCCAAGCATGCAACCAGTTC TATTTCAGGTATAAAATTGCCTTCCAATGTGATGGTAAAGGCAATGGACTCGAAACAATCACGTTTTTCTGCAAGAATCAGAGCTCGTTCTCTGCTGGGAAAAACTACAACTTACATAAGCAATGGGGACTCCATACAAATTTTTCGTAGAGAAGAAGCATTTCCA AATTTCAGTCTTGGTAATGACATTGGAAAACGAATTCGAAATATTTCAACCGATGAAGAACTAGTATGTccaatttgcaacaaatcatTTATGTCAAAGTATGGTTTCCTGACACATTCGGAAGTCCACAACACACATAATTTGAA GTGTAATCTGTGCAGTTTGAGTTTTCCCACACGTTCAACTTTCGTTGAACATCAAATGACAATGCATATGAAGAAGAACAGTAATTCCTTGTCTTATCTTCCATTGAACATGCAAAGCACACAGAAGTCAACGAACTCCAAAGTGACCAAAACCACAAGCGGATTTAGTGATCTTTCATTTGTTgacttttcttgtaaaaactTCTCTGCTGTTGCTGAG aGCATTTGTGCCAAGAGTGCTCACCTGGTCACAGAGAGAGACCGAAGACATTTTTTCATGTGCAAGGAGTGCAATATGCTGTTTCCTACCGTCTTCTCGCTCAAATTTCACATGAGCAAAAATcatgatttattttataagACACCCACTGCCAAACTAACTATGGCCGGAAAGACATACATTCTGAGCAATGATAAATCAGCACAAAGTGTTGGCGAGGAACCGTTTAACTTGCGTTCGCAAAATGCTGCAGAATCAAACCAGGCAATTAACTTCATGAAGATTCTTGCATTGACGCCTTCTGCTAAATCAGTTTCAG CTCCATTTGAAGAAAAGGGCAATAAATTGGTCGGCTATGGTATGGATAACAATAAAGTACGCACTTCTCCAATGGTTGCGTACCTGAATGTACCATCGTGGCTACGCAAACAAGTTGGAGGTGGAATAACGTGCAAACTAGACACAG ATACAACTGAAAGGCCTCCATTGAAGCTCAAGCTGGTCAGACGACGTTCGTCGGGACACAAAGAAAACGACGAATGCATGGGGTTAGAAAACGAAAGCAACAACAATTATTTTGTGGATGAGCAAGCAG CCTTTCGGGTAACGGACAAAAGGCGAAAAGCCTTGTCATGCGAAACATGTTTGGAGGTCTTTACTACTGAAACTGCTTTAGGTGGACACAAAGCAGCGAGTATGTGTGGCATTGGTGTACGCTCTTCCAAACTGGGAAGAAAGATGTACTGGTGTCGACTGTGCAACTACGCTTCGTTTGAAAAAAGCACAATTTTAAG ACATCAGCGGACACACACCGGTATTCGACCATATTCTTGCAAGTTTTGTCGCATCGCTTTCACAACCAAAGCGAACTGTGAACGTCACATTCGCAAACGTCACTCGTCCAAAGTCACATCAGACGTAGACGTCAAAAACTCT GTCTATTGTGATTACGATCTCCTAAGAAAAGCCAAAGATGGCGAAATTAATGTGCGAACACCGTCTGTGAACAGTCCCGTTGCACGTTTTTTCAG TTTTCAGTGTCGGTTGTGTAAAGCTGCCTTCAGCTCTCGAAGCAATGGTGCTCGTCACGTGATGACCAAACACGACATTGTGAACAGGAAAGGAGCGAACGAAGTAATAGCTTGCGTCAGAATACCAGTTGACCAAATATCCACCCAGAGCAGCGCGGGCAGGCAAACTGACGCAG ACATACCACAGATAAATGATCGCAATGATCTACAAGACACAACGCCAAGAAGTATGAATCCCAACTTGACAAAT ACAAGCAGATcgcacaaaagaaaatttacatcTTTGGAGGAAGCTCGTCCGAGAAAAGCGCCAAAACTGATTCCATTGATGAAGATAAAAGCTTACAACGAAGCTTCGCAAAAGATGCTTACTTACTATCGCAAACATTACAATGACGTTCTTGCTGCTGTCAATATTACCG ATTCACCCAACGGAGTGCGGCAGATTTCATCCACACTTCTCTCATTGCTTGTCTCAACCTCGTCATTAATGAAACATGAGCAGGCGGCCGGGAAATTTGCCTCTGACGTCAGCTCTAATCCGAATGACAAGATGTCAGAGTCAATGGAGATTTCCGAGTACGCGACCCCGATTCAGAAAGAAACGAATCGTGATGCTGGTGGAACAATCGGACATCTAGCAAACCTCGACTACCAGCAAG AGGAATATCAGGACATGGTCCAGCTTTATGCTGATGGCAAACTAGACGATATGACCGGCGAAAATTCTTACCTGGACAGTGGTTCAACTCTTGATCGAGACGGACGCTTAGCGTCGTGGCCCATACCCCCAAGTTCCCCCCAAATCTTCCCCGATTTCAGCGCGAACAGCTCCTCTGTTCCATCGCCAGATGAAG GAAAGGAAGAGGAAACGCTCCTGCATCACCGGGAGAACCCGGATTTAGCAAGCATCAAGGATCTTGTGGATTTCGCCCAGCAGTCGCCTGTTTTGGCTCTATCCG ACCGGGACAGCATGGATAACGTAAACAGCGAACCCGAAAATCTCTCTAGCACGCCCAACACTGCACCTCGCGGAAAGTATCAAATCGTTGCTTCGAAAACTAAGTCATCGCAG GCGAGATCGGGTCGGATTTCCAGTGACAAGCCTCCAGTAATCTGGAGATTCATTCCTGACCCACCAAGGAAAAGAGATGAACGTGGCAG ATACATTCGAgaagataataataatatgagCGCGTTGCTGCCATCTTACGGCAATAGTTCCCGGCCGACGATGGTTTCAATGAAAAGTAAAACTCTGCCTTCAG GCACTGGTTCTATCCACTCAAGAACTCCAGAAAGAAGAATCACTTATAAAATAAGTAAAGAGGGAATGTATAAAGGTCGAAAGTGTCCCAAGTGCGACAAAGTCTTCCCGTGGGCATCCTCACTAAGTCGCCATATAATGACTCACACAGGATTAAAG CCTTATATGTGTGCGATATGCTCGATGAGATTTACAACGCGTTCCAATTTATTGCGTCACGCATACCGACGTCACGGCTTGGTACGTGGCTCAGAAGAGAGGCACAATATGCTGGTGACATTATCCATGAACGAACAAAAGGAGCACGCCGAACAGAAGGTTATGAAGTTGGGCGAAGGAGAAAATTCGGTTGACGACTCACGCGAG GTTAGTGCAGAAGAAGATGAAGCCGGGATCTCCGAGCAAGTGAATGGAATCCCTGAAAAAGAGACGCTGTCTCAAACCGACCTCGACACTACTCATTTTAATAAAGCAAGGATTAGGCCTACACCTACTCAGTCGAATACAATGACTGCTTTTATTCTTTATAACcttcatttttttttgcagCGGTATCTCTGTGGTCTGTGTAGATTGCCCTTCGCCAACCGATCCAATCTTTGCCGCCATCTTCAGAGGTTGCACAGCATCACGAAGGACCATCCTGACTTCAAG AGtttgttgataaaaataacGAGAGGTGCCATGCCGCATCAGCGTAATGCTCCAGAGATTGCTCCGGTATCAGATGAGATCGTCGCTTCAACTCCTCCAGCTCCAGCTACTCCGGAAACTGAAAGTAACGAAAATAAAGAAGCCAAGCCAACCCGCTTCAAG AGCTTCACGTGTAGTATTTGTGCAATCGGTTTCACCAAAAGGAACAACGCAGCCAGGCACATTCAACATCAGCATAACATCAGTCGAAAATCGGAGAACTTCAGCCAATTAATCATTCGCAATTTGCCACCTGATACAACAACGAATGCTGTTGGTGACCAGACGGGCGCTGACCAATCAACAAATGACCAGTCAGTGGATGACCCAGAGGGCCAAGAG CTCAAATTGGAACTGATTGATGAGGAGGAGAACAACAAAGACGATTCTTTCAATGATCATCCGGCAATGGAAGGAAGCCCAGAAAAAGTGGAAACCCCGGAAACGGCTGAAAACGAGGCAACAGAGGAAACGATAGTTGTGAAACAAGAAGCTGAAACATCGTCTTGGCCAAGCCGTCGTCGCTCGGCCACGCGGAAAAAG GTCGGTGATTCGAGTAATAGGGATTATGAAAAACCGTCGAAACTTGCAAAGCAGAAAAAAAGGGATAATAGG CTAGCTCAGTTTGTATGCGGAGTGTGCAAGAGGATTTACAAAGATGTGGAGGACTTGAAGCTTCACCTGGAGGAGCACAACATCCCCCATCCTTGGCACTGCTCGATTTGTGGTGTTCCATttactaataa aTATAATTGTCAACGTCACTTGGTTCGTCGTCATGGTGCGTGCAACATGGAACCAATCTATGTGGAAGATAAATGCAAGGGGCCTCCTAGGAACCCGAAGAAACGCGCTCGTTCTTTTTGTCGCTAG